The Microbulbifer sp. YPW1 genome contains a region encoding:
- a CDS encoding fumarylacetoacetate hydrolase family protein — translation MYKHTYTCKTPVDLPLGKIVCVGRNYAAHAEELNNPIPEEPLLFIKPATAAVPMEEPVHLPRGRGSCHFEGELALLIGQPLTEANAADVPAAIAGLGLALDLTLRDLQSDLKKLGQPWEKAKGFDGACPLSPFVKLDWLPDWDNLTYTLWLNDEIRQRGKSNHMLTPILDLVAYISSHFTLLPGDVVLTGTPAGVGELHVGDKVAMGLEEDWLRVETLVF, via the coding sequence ATGTATAAACACACTTACACCTGCAAAACTCCTGTCGACCTGCCGTTAGGCAAGATTGTGTGCGTCGGGCGCAACTACGCGGCCCATGCGGAGGAGCTGAACAACCCGATTCCCGAGGAGCCGCTGCTGTTCATCAAGCCGGCCACGGCGGCAGTCCCCATGGAAGAACCCGTACACCTGCCGCGAGGTCGCGGCAGCTGTCACTTCGAGGGGGAGCTGGCGCTGTTGATCGGGCAGCCTTTGACCGAGGCCAACGCTGCAGACGTGCCCGCAGCCATCGCCGGCCTGGGCCTGGCGCTGGACCTGACCCTGCGGGACCTGCAATCGGACCTCAAGAAACTGGGCCAGCCGTGGGAAAAAGCCAAGGGATTCGACGGCGCCTGCCCGCTGTCCCCGTTTGTGAAGCTGGACTGGTTGCCGGATTGGGACAATCTCACCTATACCCTGTGGCTTAACGACGAGATCCGCCAGCGGGGAAAATCCAACCATATGCTGACCCCGATCCTGGACCTGGTGGCCTATATCAGCAGCCACTTCACCCTGCTTCCGGGGGACGTGGTGCTGACGGGCACGCCCGCGGGCGTGGGAGAGCTGCACGTCGGGGATAAAGTGGCGATGGGGCTGGAGGAAGACTGGCTGCGGGTGGAGACCCTGGTGTTTTGA
- a CDS encoding aldehyde dehydrogenase produces MAEQQTPQTLQEWQALAADLQIEGRAFINGEYVDALSGQTRPSINPADGKELAQIASCGPEDAERAVKVARDTFESGVWSHMPPMDRKKILVRFAELIEENKVEIALLESLDAGKPISDTMNVDVPSAVTTIRWNAEAIDKIYDEIAPTGPTEIGLITRMPLGVVAAIVPWNFPLSTTAWKLGPALATGNSVILKPASNTPLTAIKLAGLAKQAGVPDGVLNVLPGPGSSLGKTLGLHMDIDGLTFTGSTEVGKTLTEYSGQSNLKRTFLELGGKSPNIVFSDADLDKAAEAAALAVFYNQGETCTAGTRLLVEKGIADTFIEKVKKASERFKPGHPQDPNSVMGALIDQSQFDTVEFYVAKGLEQGAQLVCGGKPADAVEGGYYYEPTIFRGVNGDMTIAREEIFGPVLSIIEFETEEEALKIANDSIYGLASGVWTKDISRAHRMARDIRAGSVWINNYFGGDITVPFGGFKQSGNGRDKSLHALDKYCELKSTWIDIS; encoded by the coding sequence ATGGCAGAACAACAAACTCCGCAAACCCTGCAGGAATGGCAGGCGCTGGCCGCCGACCTGCAAATCGAGGGTCGCGCCTTCATCAACGGCGAATACGTTGATGCGCTCTCCGGCCAGACCCGCCCTAGCATCAACCCCGCCGACGGCAAGGAGCTGGCTCAGATCGCCAGTTGTGGACCGGAAGATGCCGAGCGCGCGGTCAAAGTGGCCCGCGACACCTTCGAATCCGGCGTCTGGTCCCATATGCCGCCGATGGATCGCAAGAAGATCCTGGTGCGCTTTGCCGAGCTGATCGAAGAGAACAAGGTTGAAATCGCGTTGCTGGAAAGTCTCGACGCCGGCAAGCCCATCAGCGACACCATGAACGTGGATGTGCCCAGTGCGGTTACCACCATCCGCTGGAACGCCGAGGCCATCGACAAGATTTACGACGAGATTGCGCCCACCGGCCCCACCGAGATCGGCCTGATTACCCGTATGCCGCTGGGCGTGGTGGCGGCGATCGTGCCGTGGAACTTCCCACTCTCCACCACCGCGTGGAAACTGGGCCCGGCGCTGGCCACCGGCAACAGCGTGATCCTGAAGCCCGCCTCCAACACCCCGCTGACCGCCATCAAGCTGGCGGGTCTGGCGAAGCAGGCTGGCGTGCCCGACGGCGTGCTGAACGTACTGCCTGGTCCCGGCAGCTCCCTGGGCAAAACCCTGGGCCTGCACATGGATATCGACGGCCTGACCTTCACCGGTTCTACCGAAGTGGGCAAGACCCTCACCGAGTACTCCGGCCAGTCCAACCTCAAGCGCACCTTCCTCGAGCTGGGTGGCAAGAGCCCGAACATCGTGTTCTCCGATGCGGACCTGGACAAGGCAGCAGAAGCCGCGGCACTGGCGGTGTTCTACAACCAGGGCGAAACCTGTACCGCCGGTACCCGTCTGCTGGTCGAGAAGGGCATCGCCGATACCTTCATCGAGAAGGTGAAGAAAGCTTCCGAGCGCTTCAAGCCGGGCCACCCGCAGGACCCGAACAGCGTGATGGGCGCACTGATCGACCAGAGCCAGTTCGACACGGTCGAGTTCTACGTGGCCAAGGGCCTGGAGCAGGGCGCGCAGCTGGTATGCGGCGGCAAGCCGGCAGACGCTGTGGAAGGCGGTTACTACTACGAGCCGACCATCTTCAGGGGTGTGAATGGCGATATGACCATCGCGCGCGAGGAAATCTTCGGCCCGGTGCTCTCCATTATCGAGTTCGAGACCGAAGAAGAGGCGCTGAAGATCGCCAACGATTCCATTTACGGCCTCGCCTCCGGTGTCTGGACCAAAGACATCAGTCGTGCGCACCGCATGGCCCGCGACATCCGCGCCGGTTCTGTGTGGATCAACAACTACTTCGGCGGCGACATTACCGTGCCCTTCGGCGGCTTCAAGCAGTCCGGTAATGGCCGTGACAAGTCCCTGCACGCGCTGGACAAATACTGTGAGCTGAAGTCCACCTGGATCGACATCAGCTGA
- the fba gene encoding class II fructose-bisphosphate aldolase (catalyzes the reversible aldol condensation of dihydroxyacetonephosphate and glyceraldehyde 3-phosphate in the Calvin cycle, glycolysis, and/or gluconeogenesis), whose translation MALISLRQLLDHAAEFGYGVPAFNVNNLEQMRAIMEAADQTDSPVIVQASAGARKYAGAPFLRHLILAAVEEFPHIPVVMHQDHGTSPAVCQRSIQLGFSSVMMDGSLMDDGKTPASYEYNVDVTKRAVEMAHACGVSVEGELGCLGSLETGMAGEEDGVGAEGKLSHDQLLTDPEEAADFVKKTQVDALAIACGTSHGAYKFTRPPTGDILAIDRIKEIHARIPDTHLVMHGSSSVPQEWLKVINEFGGEIPETYGVPVEQICEGIKYGVRKVNIDTDLRLASTGAVRRFLAENPSEFDPRKFLKATTQAMKDICVARYEAFNTAGNASKIKPISLESMSERYEKGELVPKIN comes from the coding sequence ATGGCTTTAATCAGCTTGCGTCAGCTGCTGGACCACGCCGCCGAGTTTGGCTACGGCGTACCGGCGTTTAACGTCAACAATCTGGAGCAGATGCGCGCGATCATGGAGGCCGCGGACCAGACCGACTCCCCGGTGATCGTGCAGGCATCTGCCGGTGCCCGCAAATACGCCGGTGCTCCCTTCCTGCGCCACCTTATCCTGGCCGCTGTGGAAGAGTTTCCGCATATCCCGGTGGTGATGCACCAGGACCACGGCACCAGCCCCGCGGTGTGCCAGCGCTCTATCCAGCTGGGCTTCAGCTCAGTAATGATGGACGGCTCGCTGATGGACGACGGCAAGACCCCGGCGTCCTACGAGTACAACGTGGACGTGACCAAGCGCGCTGTGGAAATGGCTCACGCCTGTGGTGTTTCCGTAGAAGGTGAGCTGGGTTGTCTGGGCTCCTTGGAAACCGGTATGGCTGGCGAAGAAGACGGTGTTGGCGCAGAGGGCAAGCTGTCCCACGACCAGCTGCTGACCGATCCGGAAGAAGCTGCGGATTTCGTCAAAAAAACCCAGGTGGACGCGTTGGCCATTGCCTGTGGTACCAGCCACGGTGCCTACAAGTTCACCCGTCCGCCCACGGGCGACATCCTTGCCATCGACCGCATCAAGGAAATCCACGCGCGTATCCCGGATACCCACCTGGTCATGCACGGCTCTTCTTCAGTGCCGCAGGAGTGGCTGAAGGTGATCAACGAGTTTGGCGGTGAGATTCCGGAAACTTACGGTGTGCCGGTAGAGCAGATTTGCGAAGGCATCAAGTATGGTGTGCGCAAGGTCAACATCGATACGGACCTGCGCCTGGCATCCACCGGTGCGGTGCGTCGCTTCCTGGCCGAGAACCCGTCCGAGTTCGACCCGCGCAAATTCCTCAAGGCGACCACCCAGGCCATGAAGGACATCTGTGTGGCCCGCTACGAAGCCTTCAACACCGCTGGCAACGCCAGCAAGATCAAGCCGATCAGCCTGGAATCCATGTCCGAGCGCTACGAGAAAGGTGAACTGGTACCCAAGATCAATTGA
- a CDS encoding STAS/SEC14 domain-containing protein, producing the protein MGEYHHGFSVSIERTGDERVLLSMHARGKLQHEDYETLVPMLESAIAGMDHPKVDVLFDMRDLAGWEIRAAWDDLKLGLKHGRQFNRVAMVGDKQWQEVAAKIGTWFIGGEARVFDDKTEALAWLSQSA; encoded by the coding sequence ATGGGTGAATATCACCACGGCTTTTCTGTCAGTATCGAACGCACCGGAGATGAACGGGTGCTGTTGTCGATGCATGCCCGCGGCAAGCTGCAACACGAGGATTATGAAACCCTTGTGCCCATGCTGGAGTCCGCCATCGCCGGGATGGACCATCCCAAAGTAGATGTATTGTTCGATATGCGCGACCTGGCCGGATGGGAAATCCGTGCCGCCTGGGATGACCTAAAACTGGGCCTGAAACACGGTCGTCAGTTCAACCGTGTCGCCATGGTGGGCGATAAGCAGTGGCAGGAAGTCGCGGCCAAAATCGGAACCTGGTTTATCGGTGGCGAAGCCAGGGTATTCGACGATAAGACAGAGGCCTTGGCCTGGTTGTCGCAAAGCGCATAA
- a CDS encoding TerC family protein, producing MFEWIASPEAWIALATLAALEIVLGIDNIIFISILVGRLPEKQRESARFIGLALAMITRLALLFSIAWIMGLTEPWFTAFGEEISGRDVILIGGGLFLLFKATHEIHNSLEGEDGGSTSVATATYGMVLAQIAVLDIVFSLDSVITAVGLVDHISIMAIAIILAVGVMLVAAKPIGDFVDRHPTIKMLALSFLILVGVTLIIEGFDVHVPKGYIYFAMAFSMAVEMLNIRMRSKKAEAVKLHKPIREE from the coding sequence ATGTTCGAATGGATTGCGAGCCCGGAGGCCTGGATCGCCCTCGCCACCCTGGCCGCCCTGGAAATTGTTCTGGGGATCGACAACATTATTTTTATTTCCATCCTGGTCGGCCGCCTGCCGGAAAAGCAGCGCGAGTCTGCACGCTTTATCGGCCTGGCACTGGCGATGATCACACGGTTGGCGCTGCTGTTCTCCATCGCGTGGATCATGGGGCTCACCGAACCCTGGTTCACCGCCTTTGGCGAGGAGATTTCCGGGCGCGATGTGATCCTGATTGGCGGTGGCCTGTTCCTGCTGTTCAAGGCAACCCATGAGATCCACAACAGCCTCGAAGGCGAGGATGGCGGAAGCACCAGTGTGGCGACGGCAACTTACGGCATGGTGCTGGCACAGATCGCGGTACTGGACATCGTGTTCTCACTGGATTCGGTGATTACCGCGGTGGGGCTGGTGGACCATATTTCCATTATGGCCATCGCTATTATCCTGGCGGTGGGGGTAATGCTGGTAGCGGCCAAACCCATCGGCGATTTCGTCGATCGGCACCCCACCATCAAGATGCTGGCGCTGTCATTCCTGATTCTGGTCGGTGTAACCCTGATTATCGAAGGCTTCGACGTGCATGTACCCAAGGGTTATATCTACTTCGCAATGGCCTTCTCCATGGCCGTGGAAATGCTGAATATCCGCATGCGCAGCAAAAAAGCCGAGGCGGTGAAGTTACACAAGCCGATCCGGGAAGAATAA
- a CDS encoding alpha/beta hydrolase: protein MDLLKDFNAVDPGPVIRRPDYSALRNELPALGFACDQPLPESVVAYRNYYRLNFDEASGTGIGTFEAAGFELVAQYWKVAKPRGTLFICHGYFDHTGIYGAAIRFGLQRNLNVVSVDFPGHGLSSGEPVAIDSFLQYREVLEALLHCAQGKMPEPWHGMGQSTGGATLLNYLQFTLWQPFDKVMLLAPLVRPANWHLRKWMYYLGRYLLPHPSRGFNINTHDAEFARRQAHRDPLQSPVMSIRWLGAMVDWLKVFPKTCRNPKPILVLQGTDDNTVDWRYNMRAIRDRFPNSKRVIVRGARHQMINETQPYRQQILTALDEWLDQP, encoded by the coding sequence ATGGATCTGCTGAAAGACTTCAATGCTGTCGACCCCGGCCCGGTGATCCGCCGGCCGGATTACTCTGCGCTGCGCAACGAATTGCCAGCGCTGGGTTTTGCCTGCGATCAGCCTCTCCCGGAATCGGTGGTTGCCTACCGCAACTACTATCGCCTCAATTTCGACGAAGCCTCCGGCACCGGTATTGGTACCTTCGAGGCCGCCGGTTTCGAGTTGGTTGCCCAGTATTGGAAGGTGGCCAAGCCCAGGGGCACGCTGTTTATCTGCCACGGTTATTTTGACCACACTGGCATTTACGGTGCTGCCATTCGCTTTGGCCTGCAGCGCAATCTCAATGTGGTTTCCGTGGACTTTCCCGGCCACGGACTTTCCAGTGGCGAGCCGGTGGCGATTGATTCCTTTCTGCAGTACCGGGAAGTTCTTGAAGCGCTGCTGCACTGTGCGCAGGGGAAAATGCCGGAGCCCTGGCACGGCATGGGGCAGAGCACCGGTGGCGCCACCCTGCTGAACTATTTGCAGTTCACCCTCTGGCAGCCGTTCGACAAGGTCATGTTGTTGGCGCCGCTGGTGCGACCCGCCAATTGGCATCTGCGCAAGTGGATGTACTACCTGGGGCGCTATCTGCTGCCGCACCCGAGCCGCGGGTTCAACATTAATACCCACGACGCGGAATTCGCGCGCCGCCAGGCACACCGCGACCCGCTGCAATCCCCGGTCATGTCGATCCGCTGGCTGGGGGCGATGGTGGACTGGCTCAAGGTATTCCCCAAAACCTGCCGCAATCCCAAGCCGATTCTGGTGCTGCAGGGCACGGACGATAATACCGTGGACTGGCGCTACAACATGCGCGCTATTCGCGATCGCTTCCCCAACAGCAAGCGGGTTATTGTGCGCGGTGCCCGTCACCAGATGATCAATGAAACCCAGCCCTACCGGCAGCAGATCCTCACTGCGCTGGACGAGTGGCTGGACCAGCCCTGA
- a CDS encoding choice-of-anchor D domain-containing protein: MAAFLLLSLAASASTQAETIYSDSFGSGNISDWNTVGNVDAHNGTIRLRAGSTATHSLSTAGYASVSVSLTLSASSLENGEYCYGEISTDDGSSWTTAVTVANGDDNGTQFSVNTSPSGIDNNTGVQLRFRGTGSTTGDYCYGHQALVTGTGGAPTEADINFPASVTFANVAPGNSSTQTITVSNTGSAALVISNSSTPAAPFSITSNNCGTVPASGSCAIAVAFAPSAEGSFNSGITLTSNDPDESSVTITLNGSSSQGGGSVEDFDPLTGSGNVSRSALTLTTLLTGSDPGSLVDFSHYALPAEAAMPSNQFEGVLELFGEATGGAFNEQKDTFRYTGTQDATRKHLPEFNFEFVQTGSHIVPKQRGSIPSTHPEWEYVLTPGRVWNETGDSGYSRAALPFALQQKNANCMHNGVMSFLFKDDGSVSDVAYQIASETCLYYQFDMWGQLSASYTPQPVSNSATLVSDYETEVAQRMPSKPLSALAQDYPGTDYSAFATPNGKDPLAISLVGFVIDGTHYVGGCSTRQGMYPYCESLVVPSYSSAKSVFAGGTLMRLEQKYPGTFNQSIGSYISECNSNGNWNDVTFDNALDMGTGNYNLAGYMSDEGASHTNDLFLPEDHASKINYSCTKYSRKATPGTKWVYHTSDTYILGTAMNAYLQGIEGSGSDIFTDILLDEVLAPLGVSPTAEFTRRTYDSVQQPFTGWGLMWLRDDVAKIGAFLSGGSQTVLHQGQLDAALQRDSADRGLEPLSDYKYNNGFWAHEVSSNMSGCSNPLWLPFMSGYGGISVLILPNDSVYYYFADDDVYQWMDAAQEAHGIRSLCQ, translated from the coding sequence GTGGCCGCATTTCTGTTGTTGAGTTTGGCAGCCTCTGCCAGCACGCAGGCAGAAACGATTTATTCCGATAGTTTTGGCAGTGGCAATATCAGTGACTGGAACACAGTCGGCAATGTAGATGCGCATAATGGGACCATCCGTTTACGCGCGGGCTCCACGGCAACCCATTCGCTTTCTACCGCCGGCTATGCTTCGGTTTCCGTATCATTGACGCTGTCCGCAAGCTCGCTGGAAAACGGCGAGTACTGCTATGGCGAAATCTCGACCGATGACGGCAGTAGTTGGACCACGGCGGTTACCGTTGCCAATGGTGACGACAACGGTACCCAGTTCAGCGTCAACACCTCGCCTTCGGGGATCGACAACAATACCGGCGTGCAACTCCGATTTCGCGGTACCGGCTCGACCACTGGAGACTATTGTTACGGACACCAGGCGTTGGTTACCGGTACCGGCGGCGCCCCCACAGAGGCCGATATCAATTTTCCGGCAAGTGTCACCTTCGCGAACGTTGCCCCGGGCAATAGCAGCACACAGACGATCACCGTTTCCAACACGGGTTCTGCAGCACTGGTCATCAGCAACAGCAGCACTCCCGCGGCGCCGTTCAGTATAACCAGCAACAATTGCGGGACCGTGCCAGCCAGTGGCAGCTGTGCGATCGCCGTTGCGTTTGCGCCCTCCGCCGAGGGAAGCTTCAACAGTGGCATAACACTGACCTCCAATGACCCGGATGAGTCCAGTGTGACCATCACCCTGAACGGTTCTTCCAGCCAGGGCGGCGGCAGTGTTGAAGATTTTGACCCGCTGACCGGCAGCGGCAATGTTTCCCGCTCCGCGCTGACGCTGACCACGCTACTCACTGGCAGCGACCCGGGCAGTCTTGTTGATTTCTCCCACTATGCCCTGCCCGCAGAGGCGGCAATGCCAAGCAACCAGTTTGAAGGTGTACTGGAACTTTTTGGTGAAGCCACGGGTGGCGCTTTCAATGAACAAAAGGATACTTTCCGCTATACCGGGACTCAGGATGCAACACGCAAACACCTGCCGGAGTTCAATTTCGAGTTTGTGCAGACTGGCAGCCATATTGTTCCCAAACAGCGCGGCTCCATTCCCAGCACGCACCCGGAGTGGGAGTATGTTCTGACTCCTGGTCGCGTATGGAATGAAACGGGTGATTCAGGATACAGCCGTGCTGCCCTGCCCTTCGCGCTGCAACAGAAAAACGCCAACTGCATGCACAACGGGGTCATGAGCTTCCTGTTTAAGGACGACGGTTCGGTTTCCGATGTCGCCTACCAGATCGCCAGTGAAACCTGCCTGTACTATCAGTTTGATATGTGGGGACAACTGTCCGCCAGCTACACACCGCAGCCTGTCAGTAATAGCGCAACACTGGTCAGTGACTACGAGACTGAAGTTGCTCAACGTATGCCAAGCAAACCGCTGAGTGCACTGGCGCAGGACTACCCGGGCACCGACTACAGCGCTTTCGCCACGCCAAACGGCAAGGACCCGCTGGCAATTTCCCTGGTGGGCTTTGTCATTGATGGCACCCACTACGTGGGCGGCTGCAGTACGCGGCAGGGTATGTACCCCTACTGTGAGTCTCTGGTTGTCCCGTCCTATTCGAGCGCAAAGTCGGTATTTGCCGGTGGAACACTGATGCGCCTGGAGCAGAAATACCCCGGCACCTTTAATCAGTCCATCGGCAGTTATATCAGCGAGTGCAATAGCAACGGGAACTGGAACGATGTGACCTTTGACAACGCGCTGGATATGGGCACCGGTAACTACAACCTGGCCGGCTACATGAGCGACGAAGGTGCCAGCCATACCAATGACCTGTTCCTGCCGGAAGATCATGCCAGCAAGATCAACTACAGCTGCACAAAATATTCACGCAAGGCAACGCCCGGCACCAAGTGGGTCTACCACACCTCGGACACCTACATTCTGGGTACCGCCATGAACGCCTACCTGCAGGGTATCGAGGGGAGCGGCAGCGATATCTTCACTGACATCCTGCTCGATGAAGTACTGGCTCCGCTGGGTGTCAGCCCGACCGCAGAATTTACCCGCCGCACCTACGACAGCGTGCAGCAGCCCTTCACCGGCTGGGGGTTAATGTGGCTGCGGGACGATGTAGCCAAAATCGGTGCCTTCCTGTCCGGCGGTAGCCAAACCGTTCTGCATCAGGGGCAACTGGACGCTGCACTGCAAAGAGATAGCGCCGATCGAGGCCTGGAACCCCTCAGCGACTACAAGTACAACAATGGTTTCTGGGCGCACGAAGTGAGCAGCAATATGAGCGGTTGCAGTAACCCGCTGTGGCTGCCGTTTATGTCCGGCTACGGTGGTATCTCGGTGCTGATTCTGCCGAACGACTCGGTCTACTATTATTTCGCTGACGACGATGTCTATCAGTGGATGGATGCAGCACAGGAGGCGCACGGTATCCGCAGCCTTTGCCAGTAA
- a CDS encoding asparaginase domain-containing protein: MTDLNQKTTIRILTTGGTIEKSYCEAEGTLKNRASIIRDGLISSLRLPYTHLELDSVLNKDSLEMDDSDRDQICAAIAGTAEKGDPIVVLHGTDTMSVTADYCYGKMGTPKVPVVFTGAMKPMGFIDSDARQNVTEALLTARLVEPGFYIAFHNRVFPIPGARKNLETGTFEAI, translated from the coding sequence ATGACAGATCTCAACCAAAAGACCACAATCCGCATCCTCACTACCGGTGGCACCATCGAAAAGAGCTACTGCGAAGCCGAGGGCACCCTGAAAAATCGTGCCTCGATAATTCGCGACGGTCTGATCTCCAGCCTGCGCCTGCCCTATACCCATCTCGAGCTGGACAGCGTCCTCAACAAGGATTCCCTGGAGATGGACGACAGTGACCGCGACCAGATCTGTGCCGCCATCGCCGGTACCGCAGAGAAAGGCGACCCCATAGTGGTACTGCATGGCACCGATACCATGTCTGTCACTGCCGATTACTGCTACGGCAAGATGGGAACGCCCAAGGTGCCGGTGGTGTTTACTGGCGCGATGAAACCCATGGGCTTTATCGACTCCGATGCCCGCCAGAACGTTACCGAAGCGCTGCTCACCGCGCGCCTGGTCGAGCCCGGCTTCTATATTGCTTTCCACAACCGGGTGTTCCCGATTCCCGGCGCCCGCAAAAACCTCGAAACCGGCACCTTTGAGGCCATTTGA
- the rarD gene encoding EamA family transporter RarD, protein MQNQNTDSAAAGLLAGLGAYLIWGIAPLYFKLLGNLSAPEILAHRSIWSLLLALILLAVLGKLRGLKAVLSSRKAMLALLVSTALISTNWLIFIWAVVNDHLLDASLGYYINPLISVLLGVLVLGEKLRPLQWIAVALAALGIGYELWQFGSLPLVALGVALTFGFYGLVRKQTAVDSLTGLTVETLFLLPLAVGFLFWSSSPTSNLLNNSWELNGLLLLAGPITLTPLLLFNIAARRLNLSTLGFLQYLGPTLMFFLAVLLYNEPFDKTKLVTFVFVWTALGFYSADALVLRRKRRRLRDKDI, encoded by the coding sequence GTGCAAAACCAGAACACCGATTCCGCCGCCGCAGGATTGCTGGCGGGTTTGGGCGCCTACCTCATCTGGGGCATTGCGCCACTCTATTTCAAACTACTCGGCAACCTCTCAGCGCCGGAAATCCTCGCCCACCGCAGTATCTGGTCGCTGCTGCTGGCGCTGATCCTGCTCGCGGTACTGGGCAAGCTGCGCGGACTGAAAGCGGTATTGTCATCCCGCAAGGCCATGCTGGCACTGCTGGTTTCCACCGCACTGATCAGCACCAACTGGCTGATTTTTATCTGGGCCGTGGTCAATGATCACCTGCTGGACGCCAGCCTCGGTTACTACATCAATCCACTGATCAGTGTGTTGCTGGGGGTTCTGGTACTCGGGGAGAAGTTGCGCCCGCTACAGTGGATCGCGGTGGCGCTGGCGGCGCTGGGGATTGGCTACGAGCTTTGGCAGTTCGGCAGCCTGCCGCTGGTGGCACTGGGCGTTGCCCTGACCTTCGGCTTTTACGGGCTGGTCCGCAAACAGACAGCGGTGGACAGCCTGACTGGATTGACGGTGGAAACCCTGTTCCTGCTGCCACTGGCCGTGGGCTTCCTGTTCTGGAGCAGCAGCCCGACCAGCAATCTGCTGAACAACTCCTGGGAGCTGAACGGCCTGCTGCTGCTCGCCGGCCCGATTACCCTGACACCACTGCTGCTGTTCAATATCGCCGCGCGCAGGCTCAACCTGTCTACCCTGGGGTTCCTGCAATACTTGGGGCCGACCCTGATGTTTTTCCTCGCGGTGCTGCTCTATAACGAGCCATTTGATAAAACCAAGCTGGTGACGTTTGTCTTTGTGTGGACGGCACTGGGCTTCTACTCGGCGGACGCGCTGGTACTGCGCCGCAAGCGCCGGCGCTTGAGAGACAAGGATATTTAG
- the serA gene encoding phosphoglycerate dehydrogenase: MAPPSTSPKKSLQKDKIRILLLEGVHQSAVDLLSSRGYTNVEYIKTALPEDQLIEKIADAHFIGIRSRTQLTRKVLESANKLIAVGCFCIGTNQVDLAAATELGIAVFNAPYSNTRSVAELVIAEAIMLLRGIPEKNMVCHRGGWQKSAVGSYEARGKTLGIIGYGAIGSQTSVLAEGIGMRVIFFDVVTKLPLGNASQVNSLDELLGQADVVSLHVPELPSTKWMIGAEQIAKMKKGAILLNASRGTVVEIEPLAEALKSGHLAGTAIDVFPVEPRGNDDEFQSPLRGLDNALLTPHVGGSTVEAQENIGVEVSDKLALYSDNGTTTSSVNFPEVALPSHAGAHRLLHIHKNVPGVLGAINQVFSDNGINISAQFLQTNETVGYVVIDVDAEYSDLALEKLKNIPGTLRCRVLF; the protein is encoded by the coding sequence ATGGCTCCGCCCAGTACTTCCCCGAAAAAGTCTCTTCAAAAAGACAAAATCCGTATTTTGCTGCTGGAAGGCGTTCACCAGTCTGCGGTGGACCTGCTGTCATCCCGCGGCTACACCAACGTCGAGTACATCAAGACGGCCCTGCCGGAAGATCAGCTGATCGAGAAGATTGCCGACGCACACTTTATCGGCATCCGCTCCCGCACCCAGCTTACCCGCAAGGTCCTGGAGAGCGCCAACAAGCTGATCGCGGTGGGCTGCTTCTGTATCGGCACCAACCAGGTAGACCTGGCCGCCGCTACCGAACTGGGTATTGCGGTATTCAACGCGCCCTACTCCAATACCCGCAGCGTAGCCGAGTTGGTGATTGCCGAGGCAATCATGCTACTGCGCGGCATCCCGGAAAAGAACATGGTCTGCCACCGCGGCGGCTGGCAGAAGTCTGCGGTGGGCTCCTACGAGGCCCGCGGCAAGACCCTGGGCATCATCGGTTACGGCGCCATCGGCTCGCAGACCTCGGTGCTGGCGGAAGGCATCGGCATGCGCGTGATCTTCTTTGATGTGGTCACCAAGCTGCCCCTGGGCAACGCTTCCCAGGTCAACAGCCTTGATGAGCTGCTGGGCCAGGCCGATGTGGTCTCCCTGCACGTACCGGAACTGCCCTCCACCAAGTGGATGATCGGCGCCGAGCAGATCGCCAAGATGAAAAAGGGCGCGATCCTGCTGAACGCCTCCCGCGGCACCGTGGTGGAGATCGAGCCACTGGCGGAAGCGCTGAAAAGCGGCCATCTCGCCGGTACCGCCATCGACGTATTCCCGGTGGAGCCCCGCGGCAACGACGACGAGTTCCAGTCGCCCCTGCGCGGCCTGGACAACGCCCTGCTCACCCCGCATGTTGGCGGCTCCACGGTAGAAGCCCAGGAAAACATCGGCGTGGAGGTGTCCGACAAGCTCGCGCTCTACTCCGACAACGGTACCACCACCAGCTCGGTCAACTTCCCGGAAGTAGCGCTGCCCAGCCATGCCGGTGCGCACCGCCTGCTGCACATCCACAAGAACGTACCCGGCGTGCTCGGTGCGATCAACCAGGTGTTCTCGGACAACGGTATCAACATCTCCGCCCAGTTCCTGCAGACCAACGAGACTGTGGGCTATGTGGTGATCGACGTGGATGCCGAGTACTCCGACCTGGCACTGGAAAAGCTGAAGAATATCCCCGGCACCCTGCGCTGCCGCGTACTCTTCTAA